In Eubacteriales bacterium mix99, the DNA window CCCTTACCCGGTTTTCAAAAAGATATCCGCCGGGAATCGTTGTTTTCCTCTCCTCTTCCGTTTCATGGCTTAACGTGAACCACTGCGCGTCCCAGGCACCTCCGCCGGCTTTTATTTCCATCCGGGAGCTGTCTGCCAGGGACATATAGGAACAGCTGATGACCCGGGTACGCGGGTCCCGCCCAACATCCCCCCAGGTATAGAGCTGCTCCATGTAAATGTCACTGACATTCACTTCTTCTTTCAGCTCGCGGTAGGCAGCCTGATCCAGACTCTCCTCCACGGACATGAATCCTCCCGGCAGCGCCCATTTGCCAATATACGGATGGTTCCCGCGCCGGACCATCAGAACTTTCAGCTCCTTCTGCGGAAGCTTCCGGTAGTTCAGCTGCGGGCCGTCCACCACGGTAAACAGCAGAATATCAACGGAAACCGATGGCCTTTTGTAAAGACGGACATCGTATTGACCCAGAAATTCCTGTTCCGTCAGCCCATCGGCATTTCTCAGCTCATCCTTTTTCATAAAATACACCTCGCTTCTCTTAATACCATTATGTTAATATGAGTATGTTACTATTAACTTGTTATTATTATAATAATACTATGTATGTAGACTGTCAATACCCGCTGCTTCCCGGTATTCAACGCGAAAGGTAACAAGCTTATAAACTACAAAAGAAAAAGCAGGCATGAACATACCTGCTTCCTCAACTGTCCCTGGCATAATACAGTCCTTAGATTCCCTGTCTTCCGGCTTTGGAAATGACTGTAACAGTCAAAGATTTTGATAAAACCGTGTAATGCAAATTTTATCCTTTGCATCAATGCAGATTTTCTTGCGCACGAGTCAGCTTTTTATGTTATGCCGCTTTCCCGGACAATGGCGGATGGGATTGATAAGATACATACTGATCAGCAGCAAACACAGGGCAGTGACCAGCATGACAATGGAATTGCCCATCCAGAAATCCGGCCCCTGGACTGCCCGGACATTGCCCGAGCCAAATAAGGCAAGCAGCCCGCCATGGAGCTGTCCCAGGAGGATATCTGCCAGACCCACTGCCGGGTTCACATAGAGGACATAAGGAATGGACGCCGGCGGCGGATTGGGCCCGGTTTGCTGCCGGCCGAACAGATAGAATCCCAGAATGACGCTGACCAGCCCCAGCAAAAACATAGAAAGATAAGACAGAACCGTCGACAGAACCGTTCGTTTCAACAGGGCGGAAAAGAAAATCCCGATGCTGCCTATGGCAAACACGGTAATGATATAAAACAGAAACAGCTTTGCCATATCCCCCGGCGTCACTCCTCCAAACAGAAAGACCAAGCTGAACAACGGAAGAGAGGTAAAAATCAAAAGGATCATATAGGACATGGAGGACAGCAGTTTCCCGAAAATAATCCGAAACGGGGACATCTGGGTGGCAAGCAGCATATCCAGTGTCTGCTTTTCCCTTTCGCCGCTGATGCTGCCGGCTGTCTGGGCAGGTGTAATCAGCAGAATCAGAACAAACTGCACCACCGCCAGCATGGTATAGATGGATGTCCCCACGCTTTGACGCGCGTTGACGGAAATATCCCCTATCAGGGACTGCCGTACAAAGGTAAGGTAATACAGGAAACCAATGAGCAGGAGCGATCCCAGATAGGAAATGATCCCCAGAGCCGTTTTCCACCCTCTCATCCGGGTTTTCAACTCACTGGACAGCACCGGATTATTCCACTTCAGAGTCATCTTCATAGCCTTTTGTCACCTCCATGAATACTTCCTCCAGGCTGCCTTCCTCCCTGGTATAGGATACAACGGAAACCTCTCCTGCGATCAGAATACGGAGCAGCTCCGCCAGATCTTCCTCCCTGCCGGAAAAACCGACCTCCAGGGTCTGCCCCTCCACCTGCATTTCTCCCGTGGAAGGCTGCTCCCGTAAAATCCGCACCGCTTTTTCCACATCGGAAAGCACCTCTATTTTCAGCCATGTCTTTCCGATGATCCTGCGCATGATATCCCCCACTTCACCGGAATAAACCATTTTACCCTTTTCAATAATTCCGATATGGGTACACAGCTCCGACAGCTCAGGCAGAATATGGGAACTGATCAAAATGGTTTTCCCCATTTCCTTCAGCGTCCGCAGAATGCCTTTCATCTCAATTCTTGCCCGGGGATCCATCCCTGAGGCAGGTTCATCCAAAATCAGCAGGCCGGGATTATGAATGAGGCTCCGTGCCAGACAAAGTCTCTGCTTCATGCCCCGGGAAAGGGAATCCACATAATTCTCCTTTTTCTTCTGAAGTTCCACCAGTTCAAGCAGTTCCCCCGTCCGCATCATCCTCTCCTGCCGGGAAAGGCCGTAGCAGCTTCCGTAGAAATCCATATATTCACTGACCTTCAGATTATCATAAACGCCGAAGAAGTCCGGCATATAGCCCAGTTTCCCTCGTACTTCCACCGGATGCTCCGCTGCATTGATTCCATCCACCCGTACCGTACCGGAATCTGCTTTCATCAGTGTGGCTGCAATCCGCATGGTGGTGGTCTTACCGGCACCATTGGGGCCTACGAATCCGTAAATATTTCCCTGCGTAAGTTCCAGATTCAGATGATCCACTGCCGTAAAGCGGCCATATGTCTTTACCAGATTCTCAATTTTCAGCATCCTGCAGCCCTCCTTCCAGAGTCACCGTCGGCAATGTGAACTCCACAGGTTCATCCGTAACAGGCTGAACCTTCAAACGAACCATGCCGCTTTCATCCACATAGCGGCTCAGGCTGCTCCCATCCAGTGAAAGGACTCCGTCTTCCATCCTGACGTAATCCTTCTTCGACAAATCAAATATCATGACCCTGCTCCTGCCGGAGAGAACGCCCAAACCGATTTTGCCCTCCAGATCTTTCCGGTCCCGGTATCGGGACAGGTCCATGGAAAAAACAGCATACCCATGGGGATCGTCAATGCTCACAGCGGTTGGATTTCCATATATGCCGGCACCCCTGGACTGTTCCTGCTCCAATCTTCCGTTCAGCATCCCCGGAGGAAGGCTCACATGGCCGTCCTGCTCCGCTTCAAAGCCCACAGATCCCAGCAGGACGCCTTCCCCCATGATAACATCCGGTTTCCGTCCATTGATTTTGATGGCTTCGTCCGGATCCTTTCCGTAAAAGGCAAAGCATTGCAAGCGGCAGGAATCCCCTGTTTGCTTCGGGGAAGATTTTTGCATGCCATCATCGGCAAAAAGGTTCTGCAGAATACGGTATCGATTCCTGTCTCTCCGGCTGGCCCTTCTTCCTCCTGACCATTCCGGATAAAGACTGTCCAGCATGGACTGATAATCCCCGGGAGCTGCCGCCACGCCTTTTGTGGGAAGCATGATCTCCACTTTTTTTGTTTCTCCGGAAGCAATGTTGCCTGCCTTTCCATGGAACGAAGCGTTGTACAGGACAAAATCCTCCAGCGGATAAAGCGTATTGTTTTGCACGGTTCCGACAATCTTTCCCGCTTCATAGCGGAGATCGGCATGAAGAGAACCATAATCCACCCGGCGGGGATCTGCCCGGAAGGTCTTCATGTTCCATACGCTGCTGTTACGGAACAAAATACGGGATGGTTTCCCCTGGATCATGTGAACATCCGGGGCTGCATTCCCGGCATGGGGAAACGAATCGTCATTTTCCCCCCCGTTTGCGGAAAGAAAGACTTCCCGGTCCACATCAACCCGATAGTCCCCCCGCCGGGGAAGGAACACTCCCATATAGTCGGTCCGATCCCCGCCTCCTGAATCGTCATTCAATTCCACGACGGAAATGGTGTTCAGAATCAACTCGCCGCCCTTGGAGCGGTACCCCAGCCCGTAAATCGCCAGGGCAAAAACCACGGACAGTACCGGTATGGTAAACCAGGACCACTCCCGCCTGTCTGCCCTTTTCAGAATCATATAGTTGACGGGCCCGATCAGGACCAGATACAACAGAAATATTGGCAGAACCGAAGTGACGGAGGGCAGATGCATTGCTTCGATATTCCCCAGGATCTCCTCCATTCCGCTTCCTTCCCCAATGCTTTGATTCGGATCCTGCAACAATTGGATGGATTGCTCCGGAAGGCTGCGTTCCAGAAGTTTTTCCCAGAATATTTTATTCCCGGCCCAGCTGAGAACAGGCTCGGTCCCCAGATCAAACGCTGCGGTATACATGACCCCGGAGCCCTTCCGGTGCATCCATACCAGACCTCCGGCCTGATCGGCATCCTCCGGGGCGGAGTCAGATCCGGCATTCCGGCTTACTGCCACCGTACCGCCTTCGATCCGTACATCCATCACATCCAGGGCAGACGATCCGCGGATGGGTTTACCGGATACCTTCTCCAGTTCCGCCGCGGCATCCTGCTCCGTCACGTCTCCGGCTGCCGCCGGAACAATCTCCTCCGTCAGACCAGCCAGGGTGCGGCTGCCGTTTCCACCCGTCCCGATAATGAGAATTCCTCCGCTCTGAATCCAGGCATTCAGGGCACGGATCTGCTCCGGCCGAAAGGAACCGGTATTCACCTGATTCAGAATCAGGATGGAGAAGCTGTCCAAAACTTCCCGATGATCCGGAAAGTTTTCCGCAGTCAGGGAAACCGGCTGATAATTGGCCAGCAGCAAATCCCCTTCCGACCTTTCCTTCCAATATCCCAGGGAAGGCTCATCCCCGGTCACCAGCCCGAGAAAATAGTGATCTGCGGATACCGGGTTCAGCTTCTCCGCCTTTCCCTCTTTCACAACTTTCTCCTTGTCGTCCATCAGGCGAATATCCAGGGAGCGGTTCAATTTTTGCATCTTTACATAAATCGTATATTCCTGGGAAGAGGCATGGGGCAGGCGAACGGGAACCCCGTAAGCTGTTTTTTTGCCGGATTCCCCGGTGATCGGCACTTCCAGGGTGCCTTCCAGATCGGCCCCTGAATTTTCCAGAAAAATCCGAACCGGCGTCCAGCAGCCTATCCGATACGTTCCATCAAATCCCACCTCTGCCTTCATGACCGGACCCCCGTTCCCTGCGGAATTCCCCGCTGCCGTATCCTTTTTCGGCGTCATATCCGTGCCCTTTGCCAGGCAAACAGCAGGCAGGAAAAACAGGGATCCGATCATCAGCCAGAAGATGACCGCGATCCAGGCCGCTTTCATAGCATCCTTCCTTCTCAAATTCTCTCCTCCATTCTGCTGCTGCCTCCCCGGACAGCTGCGATATGGACCGAAATCCATCCAGTCCAGATAAATCATTCAAATCATCTGTCATTTTGTAATCCTTTTCCTTGCCACAATTATATCATCAATCTGCTGGAAAAAGTTATAAGATGATCTTAAAAAGTCTAAGAATTTGTTAAAAAGGAATCAAAACAGAAAAGGCTCGCAGATACAACCGCTGCAGGTGTATCTGCGAGCCTTTTATGAATTTTTTGGCCATCTTATTTCAAGGGATTTTCAAGAGATCCTGTGACGGACTTATTCAAAAGTCACCACTGCCTTGTCTCTTTTCAAACGGAACAGAGCCGTCTCAAAAACACGGAAGGTATGATTCATCTTCTCCGGTCCGATATAGCCGGTGATGATATCCTGTCCGATGGCCAGATCCATATAATGAGGAGAGCAGGCAACCAACACCGCCTTGCCTTTCCCGATCACAGGAGATTGATACACTTTACCGCCGACCAGTTCCCGGATCCGGTCAATCAGCAGAACGCCGGTACCTTGCTGGAGCCTCTGCATCTGCAGATAAAGATCCGTTCCGGCGATCAGGGCATATGGCTCAAAGATGCCCTCGGAAGTCAGTTTCTCCACTCCCGCTGCCACATCCAGGAACGGATTGT includes these proteins:
- a CDS encoding ABC transporter ATP-binding protein is translated as MLKIENLVKTYGRFTAVDHLNLELTQGNIYGFVGPNGAGKTTTMRIAATLMKADSGTVRVDGINAAEHPVEVRGKLGYMPDFFGVYDNLKVSEYMDFYGSCYGLSRQERMMRTGELLELVELQKKKENYVDSLSRGMKQRLCLARSLIHNPGLLILDEPASGMDPRARIEMKGILRTLKEMGKTILISSHILPELSELCTHIGIIEKGKMVYSGEVGDIMRRIIGKTWLKIEVLSDVEKAVRILREQPSTGEMQVEGQTLEVGFSGREEDLAELLRILIAGEVSVVSYTREEGSLEEVFMEVTKGYEDDSEVE
- a CDS encoding ABC transporter permease, giving the protein MKMTLKWNNPVLSSELKTRMRGWKTALGIISYLGSLLLIGFLYYLTFVRQSLIGDISVNARQSVGTSIYTMLAVVQFVLILLITPAQTAGSISGEREKQTLDMLLATQMSPFRIIFGKLLSSMSYMILLIFTSLPLFSLVFLFGGVTPGDMAKLFLFYIITVFAIGSIGIFFSALLKRTVLSTVLSYLSMFLLGLVSVILGFYLFGRQQTGPNPPPASIPYVLYVNPAVGLADILLGQLHGGLLALFGSGNVRAVQGPDFWMGNSIVMLVTALCLLLISMYLINPIRHCPGKRHNIKS
- a CDS encoding NUDIX domain-containing protein, which produces MKKDELRNADGLTEQEFLGQYDVRLYKRPSVSVDILLFTVVDGPQLNYRKLPQKELKVLMVRRGNHPYIGKWALPGGFMSVEESLDQAAYRELKEEVNVSDIYMEQLYTWGDVGRDPRTRVISCSYMSLADSSRMEIKAGGGAWDAQWFTLSHETEEERKTTIPGGYLFENRVRVTLSGKEDTLYGVIGTKKRVVGRSKTVKRRILKNEGIAFDHAFVVQYGIERLRNKIEYTDIAFNLMPTYFTLTELQQVYEVILGKELLKANFRRKIADRVIETDRETKNEGHRPSKLYTFNTNWGCFEV